From one Rhodamnia argentea isolate NSW1041297 chromosome 1, ASM2092103v1, whole genome shotgun sequence genomic stretch:
- the LOC115751349 gene encoding uncharacterized protein LOC115751349, producing the protein MLSGKTPYRMGNFSHSAGGTKHGGTMRGLITTLVGIFFGFFLGLSFPMLSSTKFNLSSSLLPIPDLSKYDNQQTRPLTQIAPVSGCNSSSTEAPKVNDASKTLVRSNPRGAERLPPGIIAAESDFYLRRLWGDPNEDLTFRQRYLVTFTVGYNQRKNIDTVVKKFSENFTILLFHYDGRTTEWDEYEWSKQAIHVSVPKQTKWWYAKRFLHPDIVAPYEYIFIWDEDLGVEHFDAEEYLKLVRKYGLEISQPGLEPDRKLNWLMTKRINGSEVHKEVEEPPGRCRDPHLPPCAAFVEIMAPVFSREAWRCVWHLLQNDLVHGWGFDLALRKCVEPAHEKIGVVDAQWVVHQSFPSLGNQGESQNGVAPWQGVRDRCGKEWAMFNSRLTNAEVAQQRANGG; encoded by the exons ATGCTTTCTGGGAAGACTCCATATAGAATGGGAAACTTTTCGCACAG TGCAGGAGGTACAAAACATGGCGGAACGATGAGGGGCTTAATAACAACTTTGGTCGGAATCTTTTTCGGTTTCTTCTTAGGACTATCATTTCCAATGTTGTCATCAACTAAG TTTAACCTTTCATCCAGCCTTCTTCCCATCCCTGATCTCTCCAAATATGATAACCAACAAACGAGGCCCCTAACTCAAATTGCTCCTGTGAGTGGCTGCAACAGCAGCTCAACTGAAGCTCCAAAAGTGAACGACGCGTCTAAG ACTTTGGTCCGATCGAATCCAAGAGGTGCAGAAAGATTGCCACCAGGAATAATAGCTGCTGAATCCGATTTTTATTTGCGTAGATTGTGGGGAGACCCCAATGAG GACTTGACTTTCAGACAGAGGTATCTGGTAACCTTCACTGTTGGTTATAACCAGAGAAAGAACATAGACACAGTAGTCAAAAAG TTTTCAGAGAACTTCACCATTCTTCTGTTCCACTACGATGGGCGAACAACAGAATGGGATGAGTACGAGTGGTCCAAGCAAGCCATACATGTGAGCGTTCCAAAGCAGACGAAATG GTGGTATGCCAAGAGGTTTCTACATCCCGACATCGTGGCTCCTTATGAGTACATATTCATATGGGACGAAGACCTAGGAGTCGAGCATTTTGATGCAGAGGA GTATTTAAAATTGGTGAGGAAGTATGGCTTGGAGATATCACAGCCTGGTCTGGAACCTGACAGGAAGTTGAACTGGTTGATGACTAAAAGAATAAACGGCAGTGAAGTTCACAA GGAAGTAGAAGAACCACCAGGCAGGTGCCGCGACCCGCATCTACCCCCATGTGCAGC GTTTGTTGAGATCATGGCTCCAGTTTTTTCAAGAGAGGCATGGCGCTGCGTATGGCATTTGCTTCAG AATGACTTGGTCCATGGATGGGGTTTTGACCTTGCCCTGAGGAAATGTGTAGAG CCTGCACATGAAAAAATCGGTGTAGTCGATGCTCAGTGGGTCGTGCATCAGTCGTTTCCTTCATTGGGCAACCAG GGTGAATCACAGAACGGAGTGGCTCCATGGCAAGGg GTGAGGGACAGATGCGGGAAAGAATGGGCGATGTTCAACAGCCGATTGACAAATGCCGAAGTCGCTCAACAGCGGGCGAACGGGGGTTGA